A stretch of DNA from Posidoniimonas polymericola:
GCTGCTTCGCCAGCACCTTGGCGATGGCCGCGTTGGCCTTGCCCTTCTCCGGCGCCTGCGTAACCGAGACCAGCAGCTCCCCGGCCCGGACGCCGGTCACCGCGTTGCGGCCCGCTCCGGCCCGGGCCTTGACCGGCAGCAGCAGCCCGCGGGGGTGCGCGACGAGATCGAGCGTGTCGGCCACGGCGTCCGCCCCCTAACCGAGGTGGGCCGACGCGTAGGCGGCCGCCAGCGAGATCGTGTTGAAGGTCATGTGCGCGAAGATCGACGGCGTGATCCGGTGGGTCCGCTGGTAGAGGTAGCCCAGCATCAGGGCGAAGAGGAACAGCGGCCCGATCGCCGCCCCCTGCGAGATGTGCACGAGAGCGAACACGAATGAGCTGATCATCACCGGACCCCAGCCGTGCGGCAGGCCGGCGACGGTCTCCTGTGGCGGGGTGGGCGGGGCGCCCCGCCGACGACGCAGCCGCCGCAGCGTGTGGATCTGCGGCGACGAGAACGGGTTCTCGTCGTCGGGCTGGACCTGCTCCAGGCGTTCTTCGATCTCCAAGTCGCCGTCGCCCTCGGCGTCGCCTTCGAGCTCGAGCTTGCCGGCGACGCCCAGCGCCTCGTCCTCGACGCGCTCCATCCAACCCTGGAAGAGGAGGCGGAAGACAAATTCTTCGAACACCGGCGCGACCAGCCCCGCGCCGAACCAGGCGACCGCCAGCACGAGCGGGTTCGACTCCTGCAGCAGCATCAGCAGGGTTGGGTGCTCGGACTTGATGCCGACGCCGAACACCAGCGCGGCCTGCAAGAGGTAGATCGGCAGCAGCGATGCGAAGGCCGTCAGCACGCCGACGCCAAGGTCCTGCAGCAGCACGCCG
This window harbors:
- a CDS encoding CPBP family intramembrane glutamic endopeptidase; amino-acid sequence: MSETNEAVVELTVVALIGAPIWAWLLWRKLRTGSFLPYTRRWPAPWGPIGAFLALGFLLLAFLEAGVSSGPVDQLTQREPVTSTQFMEMTVISSVLNLLFVAAICIYFHRGRGASWEDLGLPTSGGVLLQDLGVGVLTAFASLLPIYLLQAALVFGVGIKSEHPTLLMLLQESNPLVLAVAWFGAGLVAPVFEEFVFRLLFQGWMERVEDEALGVAGKLELEGDAEGDGDLEIEERLEQVQPDDENPFSSPQIHTLRRLRRRRGAPPTPPQETVAGLPHGWGPVMISSFVFALVHISQGAAIGPLFLFALMLGYLYQRTHRITPSIFAHMTFNTISLAAAYASAHLG
- a CDS encoding DUF167 domain-containing protein, producing the protein MADTLDLVAHPRGLLLPVKARAGAGRNAVTGVRAGELLVSVTQAPEKGKANAAIAKVLAKQLGLRASEIQIASGETNPHKKFLLVGADEAAVRQSVAAVTGG